In Erpetoichthys calabaricus chromosome 6, fErpCal1.3, whole genome shotgun sequence, one genomic interval encodes:
- the LOC127528389 gene encoding orofacial cleft 1 candidate gene 1 protein homolog, whose translation MEPHMPGMERSYTGNERSRNDFDPPVDEEINPRRRAMEGSREDELQLKSMREEDDSQFYRTLTKFLEEETTAVDLPGMVTDEEQEEFTSHGRQEDAAAIPRVSGLRQQVEDDEIPQYVEQFRGHVQGDMVTLEQDDLSQQQMKRFHKRLPAAFQKAESYLVKAVKKCQGEVTAQYGELREWGGEHGLDGQVRC comes from the exons GAAATGAGCGCAGCAGAAATGACTTTGACCCCCCAGTGGATGAGGAAATCAACCCAAGGCGCCGCGCCATGGAGGGCAGCCGGGAAGATGAGCTCCAATTAA AGTCCATGAGAGAGGAGGATGACAGCCAATTCTACAGGACGCTGACAAAGTTCTTAGAAGAGGAGACGACCGCCGTGGACCTGCCAG GAATGGTGACCGATGAAGAGCAAGAGGAGTTCACCAGCCACGGGAGACAAGAAGATGCTGCTGCCATCCCCAGAGTGTCAGGGCTGAGGCAGCAGGTGGAGGATGACGAGATCCCACAATACGTGGAGCAGTTCAGGGGACACGTGCAGGGGGACATGGTCACGCTGGAGCAG GATGATCTCAGCCAACAACAAATGAAAAGATTCCACAAGAGACTTCCAGCAGCCTTCCAAAA AGCAGAAAGCTACCTGGTGAAAGCAGTGAAGAAGTGCCAAGGTGAAGTGACGGCCCAGTATGGCGAGCTGAGGGAGTGGGGCGGCGAGCATGGACTTGATGGGCAGGTAAGGTGCTGA